A window of the Microbacterium sp. LWH13-1.2 genome harbors these coding sequences:
- a CDS encoding DUF349 domain-containing protein — translation MSATEPSKPTPPVPTRPAAPLPRKLPKPAAAAPAATAAPVSASSAADAAKWGRVSEDGTVEVREGEDWRVVGQYPDGTPDEALAYFVRKYDDIAFKVHALEQRHQSGGASAADLVKQAGHLLDEATGAAAVGDLAGLRERLNTLTASLSEATAQEAQQAKELVDQAVAERTALVERAEAIAARDLSKVQWKQVTAELGELFDAWQAHQQNGPRLSKSVSQQLWKRFRDARGTVDKARRAFYSELDDTHKIARDAKTRLVERAEALAPRGVDGIPSYRNLLDEWKAAGRAGRKADDALWARFKAAGDALYAARAEQSAAEEAESGPKIEARQALLEEAKAVADEPNIKRARALLTGIQRQWDELGRIFPREKERALDDRLRTIEQALKAREEVDWKKNNPETKARANDMSSQLLEAIEKLEAELAAAEKSGDKKAAKTAADALEARRTWLSALGG, via the coding sequence GTGTCTGCCACAGAGCCGTCGAAGCCGACTCCCCCCGTTCCCACCCGACCCGCCGCGCCGCTGCCGCGGAAGCTGCCCAAGCCCGCCGCTGCCGCTCCGGCTGCCACCGCCGCGCCCGTCAGCGCGTCGTCTGCCGCAGACGCCGCCAAGTGGGGTCGTGTGTCCGAAGACGGCACGGTCGAGGTCCGCGAGGGCGAAGACTGGCGCGTCGTCGGGCAGTACCCCGACGGCACTCCCGACGAGGCACTCGCCTACTTCGTGCGCAAGTACGACGACATCGCTTTCAAGGTCCACGCCCTCGAGCAGCGCCATCAGTCCGGTGGCGCGTCCGCAGCCGATCTAGTGAAGCAGGCCGGTCATCTGCTCGACGAGGCGACGGGCGCCGCAGCGGTCGGTGATCTCGCCGGACTCCGCGAGCGGCTGAACACGCTGACCGCGTCGCTGTCGGAGGCGACCGCGCAGGAGGCCCAGCAGGCCAAGGAGCTCGTCGACCAGGCCGTCGCCGAGCGCACGGCACTGGTCGAGCGCGCCGAGGCGATCGCTGCGCGCGATCTGTCGAAGGTGCAGTGGAAGCAGGTCACGGCCGAGCTCGGCGAGCTCTTCGACGCCTGGCAGGCACATCAGCAGAACGGTCCTCGCCTGTCGAAGAGCGTGTCGCAGCAGCTCTGGAAGCGATTCCGTGACGCGCGCGGCACCGTCGACAAGGCACGCCGTGCCTTCTACTCCGAGCTGGACGACACGCACAAGATCGCCCGCGACGCCAAGACCCGTCTGGTCGAACGAGCCGAGGCCCTCGCCCCGCGCGGCGTCGACGGCATCCCGTCGTACCGGAATCTCCTCGACGAGTGGAAGGCCGCAGGCCGCGCTGGCCGCAAGGCGGACGACGCTCTCTGGGCACGGTTCAAGGCTGCCGGTGACGCGCTGTACGCGGCGCGCGCCGAGCAGTCCGCCGCGGAGGAAGCCGAGTCCGGTCCGAAGATCGAGGCGCGCCAGGCACTCCTCGAAGAGGCCAAAGCGGTTGCCGACGAGCCGAACATCAAGCGCGCCCGCGCGCTGCTCACGGGTATCCAGCGCCAGTGGGATGAACTCGGCCGCATCTTCCCCCGTGAGAAGGAGCGTGCACTCGACGATCGCCTGCGCACGATCGAACAGGCGCTCAAGGCTCGCGAAGAGGTCGACTGGAAGAAGAACAACCCCGAGACCAAGGCGCGCGCCAACGACATGAGCTCGCAGCTGCTCGAGGCCATCGAGAAGCTCGAGGCCGAGCTCGCCGCGGCAGAGAAGTCGGGCGACAAGAAGGCAGCCAAGACCGCAGCGGATGCTCTCGAAGCACGCCGCACCTGGCTCAGCGCGCTCGGAGGCTGA
- a CDS encoding type IV toxin-antitoxin system AbiEi family antitoxin → MHPAFLYLPGGRLTAPELSAARLDGHLIELGEGYIPADLVESASARAAAVATLIPADTAASGPTAAWIHGAGDAPPARHHVRRAVQRRIRPAVPARVTLHDTALPASDLVWIGGVPVMTPARTMTDLALGLYRDESLRRWMVLLSLVDPQLVSEAIAHLDALSRVPGKRAGRGALERLLVRTT, encoded by the coding sequence ATGCATCCCGCGTTCCTGTATCTGCCGGGTGGCCGGCTGACCGCCCCCGAACTCAGCGCTGCACGGCTCGACGGTCATCTCATCGAACTCGGTGAGGGGTACATCCCGGCCGATCTGGTCGAGAGTGCGAGTGCGCGAGCAGCTGCGGTCGCGACTCTCATCCCGGCGGACACCGCGGCGTCGGGACCGACGGCCGCGTGGATCCACGGTGCCGGTGACGCTCCCCCGGCCCGTCACCACGTCAGACGGGCGGTGCAGAGGCGGATCCGCCCCGCCGTTCCCGCGCGTGTCACCCTGCACGACACCGCGCTGCCCGCATCCGATCTCGTCTGGATCGGTGGAGTGCCGGTCATGACGCCCGCTCGCACGATGACCGACCTCGCACTCGGTCTCTACCGCGACGAGTCACTGCGACGTTGGATGGTGCTGCTGTCCCTCGTCGACCCGCAGCTGGTCTCCGAAGCCATCGCACATCTGGACGCACTGTCGCGAGTACCGGGAAAGCGCGCCGGCCGCGGAGCGCTCGAGAGGCTGCTCGTCAGGACGACGTGA
- a CDS encoding bifunctional (p)ppGpp synthetase/guanosine-3',5'-bis(diphosphate) 3'-pyrophosphohydrolase: MAEPQTASQGSSLRRLVPRIFSRAPRVNDLDNLIRTVRANHPRGDLAVIERAYTVAKDKHTGQQRQSGEPYITHPLAVAQILAEMGLGPRAIAAALLHDTVEDTGYALTDLTAEFGDEVAMLVDGVTKLDKVKYGESAQAETVRKMIVAMSKDIRVLLIKLADRLHNARTWGFVPPEKAAKKAKETLEIYAPLANRLGIQAIKSELEDLSFAVLHPKIYNEIHNLIAQRTPQREKYLAQVVEEIDEDLRDLRIRGKVVGRPKQLYSVYQKMVVRGREFDDIYDLIGIRVLVASVRDCYAVLGAIHARWTPLPGRFKDYIATPKFNLYQSLHTTVIGPSGRTVEIQIRTHEMHQQAEYGVAAHWMYKERMNGGKAEVRASDSDMAWLAHISDWQAETADPGEFLDSLRFEIGAKEVYVFTPKGRVVGLPAGATPVDFAYAVHTEIGHRTMGSKVNGRLVPLESELKSGDVVEVFTSKNPDAGPSQDWLGFVKSTRARNKIRGWFTKERREEAIEQGKEAIARAMRRQNMPLQRLMSQDSFAEVAHQLRYEDVSALYAAVGEGHVSTQSVLEKVTALVAATDPATGPIDLPGSMPSREPRAGDSGVLVRGASDILVKVAKCCTPVPGDEIVGFVTRGSGVSVHRTDCPNVKALAGEEDRFVEVSWAPTTKSVFRVQIQVEALDRSGLLSDVTRVLSEHHVNILSATVSTTDERLAISRFVFEMGDAVHLDRVLNAVRRIDAVYDVYRVTSS; encoded by the coding sequence ATGGCGGAACCGCAGACGGCGTCGCAGGGATCCAGCCTGAGACGACTGGTTCCCCGCATCTTCTCCCGCGCGCCCAGGGTCAACGACCTCGACAACCTGATCCGCACCGTGCGTGCGAACCATCCACGGGGTGATCTCGCGGTCATCGAGCGTGCCTACACCGTGGCGAAGGACAAGCACACGGGTCAGCAGCGCCAGAGCGGTGAGCCGTACATCACGCACCCGCTCGCCGTCGCCCAGATCCTCGCAGAGATGGGCCTCGGTCCTCGAGCCATCGCGGCGGCACTCCTGCACGACACCGTGGAGGACACCGGCTACGCGCTCACCGACCTCACCGCCGAGTTCGGCGACGAGGTCGCCATGCTCGTCGACGGCGTGACCAAGCTCGACAAGGTCAAGTACGGCGAGAGCGCGCAGGCCGAGACCGTTCGCAAGATGATCGTCGCGATGTCGAAGGACATCCGCGTGCTGCTCATCAAGCTCGCCGACCGGCTGCACAACGCGCGGACCTGGGGCTTCGTGCCGCCCGAGAAGGCGGCGAAGAAGGCCAAGGAGACGCTCGAGATCTACGCGCCGCTGGCCAATCGCCTCGGCATCCAGGCGATCAAGTCGGAGCTCGAAGATCTGTCCTTCGCCGTGCTGCATCCGAAGATCTACAACGAGATCCACAATCTGATCGCTCAGCGCACTCCGCAGCGCGAGAAGTACCTCGCTCAGGTCGTCGAGGAGATCGACGAGGACCTGAGGGATCTGCGCATCCGCGGCAAGGTCGTCGGGCGTCCGAAGCAGCTGTACTCCGTCTACCAGAAGATGGTGGTCCGCGGCCGCGAGTTCGACGACATCTACGACCTGATCGGCATCCGCGTGCTGGTCGCGTCCGTGCGCGACTGCTATGCCGTTCTCGGTGCTATCCACGCCCGCTGGACACCGCTCCCCGGTCGTTTCAAGGATTACATCGCGACCCCGAAGTTCAACCTCTACCAGTCCCTGCACACGACCGTGATCGGTCCGTCGGGGCGCACGGTCGAGATCCAGATCCGCACGCACGAGATGCACCAGCAGGCTGAGTACGGCGTCGCGGCCCACTGGATGTACAAAGAGCGCATGAACGGCGGCAAGGCCGAGGTTCGCGCGTCGGACAGCGACATGGCCTGGCTCGCGCACATCTCGGACTGGCAGGCCGAGACCGCCGATCCCGGTGAGTTCCTGGACTCCCTCCGCTTCGAGATCGGGGCGAAGGAGGTCTACGTCTTCACACCGAAGGGACGCGTGGTCGGGCTCCCCGCCGGCGCGACTCCCGTCGACTTCGCCTACGCCGTGCACACCGAGATCGGCCACCGCACGATGGGTTCCAAGGTCAATGGGCGCCTCGTGCCGCTGGAGTCCGAACTCAAGAGCGGTGATGTCGTCGAGGTATTCACCTCGAAGAACCCTGACGCCGGTCCGAGTCAGGACTGGCTCGGCTTCGTCAAGAGCACCCGCGCCAGGAACAAGATCCGCGGGTGGTTCACGAAGGAGCGCCGCGAAGAGGCGATCGAGCAGGGCAAGGAAGCGATCGCGCGCGCGATGCGCCGACAGAACATGCCCTTGCAACGTCTGATGAGCCAGGATTCGTTCGCCGAGGTCGCCCACCAGCTCCGCTATGAAGACGTCTCGGCGCTCTACGCGGCGGTCGGAGAAGGCCATGTCTCGACGCAGTCGGTGCTCGAGAAGGTCACTGCACTCGTCGCCGCGACAGACCCGGCCACCGGTCCGATCGATCTCCCGGGCAGCATGCCGTCGCGAGAGCCGCGTGCCGGTGACTCGGGCGTGCTGGTGCGAGGGGCTTCCGACATCCTCGTCAAGGTCGCCAAGTGCTGCACGCCCGTTCCCGGTGACGAGATCGTGGGGTTCGTGACGCGCGGAAGCGGCGTCTCGGTGCACCGCACGGACTGCCCGAACGTGAAGGCCCTCGCCGGCGAGGAAGATCGCTTCGTCGAGGTGTCCTGGGCGCCGACGACGAAGAGCGTCTTCCGCGTGCAGATCCAGGTCGAAGCGCTGGACAGGTCGGGCCTGCTCTCAGACGTCACCCGCGTGCTCAGCGAGCACCACGTCAACATCCTCTCGGCGACGGTCAGCACGACCGACGAGCGCCTCGCGATCAGCCGTTTCGTGTTCGAGATGGGTGACGCCGTGCACCTCGATCGGGTACTGAACGCCGTGCGACGCATCGACGCGGTCTACGACGTGTACCGCGTCACGTCGTCCTGA
- the secF gene encoding protein translocase subunit SecF, with the protein MASMNEFGNNLYTGKTSFPFVAKRRLWFIIAIILVVGSALVPLIRPIQFSIEFTGGSQFTVQAPDSTEQQTATDAVQSVVPGAATKVVVISGSDIRVQTDQMSAEETQQVSEALAEAYGVEPESVTSSFIGPAWGENVTKQSLWGLAIFLALTFLILAIYFRTWKMSAAAIIGLLDVLVITVGVYALAGFEISPAAVIGFLTILAYSLYDTTVVFDKIRENTTEDGENSSRTFGESVNLAVNQTLVRSINTSVVAALPVGAVLFIGAFWLGAESLTDISLSIFVGILVATYSTLFVAAPLYSLFRENEPQIKARDEKVRESREKATAEA; encoded by the coding sequence ATGGCTTCCATGAACGAATTCGGAAACAATCTCTACACGGGCAAGACGTCCTTCCCGTTCGTCGCGAAGCGCCGACTGTGGTTCATCATCGCGATCATCCTCGTCGTGGGCTCTGCTCTCGTGCCGCTGATCCGGCCGATCCAGTTCTCGATCGAATTCACCGGAGGATCGCAGTTCACGGTCCAGGCGCCGGACTCCACCGAGCAGCAGACCGCGACGGATGCCGTGCAGTCCGTCGTGCCGGGTGCTGCGACCAAGGTGGTCGTCATCAGCGGCAGCGACATCCGCGTGCAGACCGACCAGATGAGCGCGGAGGAGACCCAGCAGGTCTCCGAAGCGCTGGCGGAGGCCTATGGCGTCGAGCCCGAGAGCGTCACATCGTCGTTCATCGGCCCGGCCTGGGGGGAGAACGTCACGAAGCAGTCGTTGTGGGGGCTCGCGATCTTCCTCGCTTTGACATTCCTGATTCTCGCGATCTACTTCCGCACCTGGAAGATGTCGGCTGCCGCGATCATCGGCCTGCTCGACGTGCTCGTGATCACGGTGGGCGTGTACGCGCTGGCCGGCTTCGAGATCTCGCCCGCCGCCGTCATCGGCTTCCTGACGATCCTCGCGTACTCGCTGTACGACACCACCGTCGTGTTCGACAAGATCCGCGAGAACACCACGGAAGACGGCGAGAATTCCTCTCGGACCTTCGGCGAATCGGTCAACCTGGCGGTCAACCAGACACTCGTGCGATCGATCAACACCTCGGTGGTGGCCGCGCTGCCGGTGGGCGCTGTGCTCTTCATCGGAGCCTTCTGGCTCGGTGCCGAGTCGCTGACCGACATCTCGCTGTCGATCTTCGTCGGCATCCTGGTGGCCACGTACTCGACCCTCTTCGTCGCCGCCCCGCTCTACTCGCTCTTCCGCGAGAACGAGCCGCAGATCAAGGCCCGTGACGAGAAGGTGCGCGAGTCCCGCGAGAAGGCAACTGCAGAGGCCTGA
- the secD gene encoding protein translocase subunit SecD — MATSSPVRHAWRVLLGLVLVTGLLFGINALGVYVFKQSSWAPELALDLQGGTQIVLSAETEDGAAPSSEQLDQAAAIIRQRVDASGVAEADITTEGGRNIVVQIPGVADQQTRERIQSSAQLEFRPVLATTAGANTFVGEDGNETAFPTPDDSLSDTPTAEPTDASDLSWVTDKLAAEFQAYDCTNPENDPSRAPQDKPLIACDPTGQAKYLLGPTELTGTAITDATAGRDPKSGAWLVQLTMNGDGTEAFGKVSTRLNQNRLDGLSPRDQFAFVLDGSVISAPRMNGQILDGRPSISGDFTQETATTLADQLKFGALPLSFTVQSSDTISATLGTQQLQIGLIAGLIGLALVAIYSLIVYRALGSVIIASIAVMAVLTYVIICILAWRLGFRLSLAGVAGLIVSIGFTADSFIVYFERIRDELRDGKSITSAVEDGWGRAKRTIYISKSINILAAVVLYILADATVKGFAFTLGLTTLIDVFIFVIFTHPVMQLLARTKFFGGGHKLSGLDPESLGAVYRSRSQFRQVSTATAGRGAKNARSRGEADRRQTIAERKRAEALAGERSTSTGSEGDA, encoded by the coding sequence GTGGCCACTTCTTCCCCGGTCCGTCACGCCTGGCGAGTCCTTCTCGGTCTCGTCCTGGTGACGGGCCTCCTCTTCGGCATCAACGCACTGGGCGTCTACGTCTTCAAGCAGAGTTCCTGGGCGCCTGAGCTCGCGCTGGATCTCCAGGGCGGAACGCAGATCGTACTCAGCGCCGAGACCGAGGACGGAGCGGCGCCCTCGTCGGAGCAGCTCGACCAGGCGGCGGCGATCATCCGTCAGCGCGTCGACGCCTCTGGCGTGGCCGAGGCCGACATCACGACCGAGGGCGGGCGCAACATCGTCGTCCAGATCCCGGGCGTCGCCGACCAGCAGACCCGTGAGCGCATCCAGTCGAGCGCCCAGCTCGAGTTCCGCCCCGTGCTCGCCACGACCGCAGGGGCGAACACCTTCGTGGGCGAAGACGGCAACGAGACCGCGTTCCCGACGCCGGACGACTCGCTCAGCGATACTCCGACGGCCGAGCCGACAGACGCGAGCGACCTGTCCTGGGTCACTGACAAGCTCGCCGCCGAGTTCCAGGCCTACGACTGCACGAATCCCGAGAACGACCCTTCCCGTGCCCCGCAGGACAAGCCGCTGATCGCGTGCGATCCGACCGGACAGGCGAAGTACCTGCTCGGCCCGACGGAGCTCACCGGAACGGCGATCACGGACGCCACGGCGGGGCGCGACCCGAAGTCCGGTGCCTGGCTCGTGCAGCTCACCATGAACGGTGACGGCACCGAGGCATTCGGCAAGGTCAGCACGCGTCTCAACCAGAACCGTCTCGACGGCCTGTCGCCTCGCGACCAGTTCGCCTTCGTCCTCGACGGCTCCGTGATCAGCGCACCGCGGATGAACGGGCAGATCCTCGACGGTCGCCCCAGCATCTCGGGCGACTTCACGCAGGAGACGGCGACCACTCTCGCCGATCAGCTGAAGTTCGGTGCTCTGCCGTTGAGCTTCACGGTGCAGAGCTCGGACACGATCTCGGCGACCCTCGGCACCCAGCAGCTGCAGATCGGTCTCATCGCCGGTCTCATCGGTCTGGCGCTCGTCGCGATCTACTCGCTCATCGTCTATCGAGCGCTCGGTTCGGTGATCATCGCATCGATCGCGGTGATGGCCGTGCTCACGTACGTCATCATCTGCATCCTGGCGTGGCGACTCGGCTTCCGCCTCTCGCTCGCCGGTGTCGCGGGTCTGATCGTCTCGATCGGATTCACGGCCGACTCGTTCATCGTGTACTTCGAGCGAATCCGAGACGAGCTCCGTGACGGCAAATCGATCACCTCGGCGGTCGAAGACGGCTGGGGCAGAGCCAAGCGCACGATCTACATCTCGAAATCGATCAACATCCTTGCGGCCGTGGTGCTGTACATCCTCGCGGACGCCACAGTGAAGGGCTTCGCGTTCACGCTGGGTCTCACCACCCTCATCGACGTGTTCATCTTCGTGATCTTCACGCACCCCGTGATGCAGCTGCTCGCGAGGACGAAGTTCTTCGGCGGTGGCCACAAGCTCTCGGGCCTCGATCCTGAGTCGCTCGGGGCCGTATACCGCAGCCGCTCGCAGTTCCGCCAGGTCTCGACGGCCACGGCCGGTCGGGGAGCGAAGAACGCCCGTTCACGGGGCGAGGCAGATCGCCGCCAGACCATCGCAGAGCGCAAGCGCGCCGAAGCACTCGCCGGTGAGAGATCCACCAGCACCGGAAGTGAGGGGGACGCGTGA
- a CDS encoding preprotein translocase subunit YajC: MPMEILLFGLLAVLVVFMFVNGRKRQKQMKAEQEEKATKTVPGVKVLLQGGIYGTIVAYDHDDLDSPALVEIAPGTVIEVHSQAILRIVEPKDAVIDEVDDSVVVVDDAPLDDAPAIETTEETRRRLERDADDK; encoded by the coding sequence ATGCCCATGGAAATCCTCCTCTTCGGCCTTCTCGCCGTGCTCGTCGTCTTCATGTTCGTCAACGGACGCAAGCGCCAGAAGCAGATGAAGGCGGAGCAGGAAGAGAAGGCGACCAAGACGGTCCCCGGTGTGAAGGTGCTGCTCCAGGGCGGCATCTACGGCACGATCGTGGCCTACGACCACGATGACCTCGACTCGCCCGCGCTCGTCGAGATCGCTCCCGGCACGGTCATCGAGGTGCACAGCCAGGCCATCCTCCGCATCGTGGAGCCCAAGGACGCCGTCATCGACGAGGTCGACGACTCGGTCGTCGTGGTCGACGACGCACCTCTCGACGACGCTCCGGCGATCGAGACCACCGAGGAGACCCGTCGTCGTCTCGAGCGCGACGCCGACGACAAGTAG
- the ruvB gene encoding Holliday junction branch migration DNA helicase RuvB translates to MSDALDATEPSDDTELAIEGALRPTSLGEFVGQQKVRGQLQLLLDAARIQNRPPDHILLAGPPGLGKTTLAMIVAHESERPLRLSSGPAIQHAGDLAALLSSLVPGEVLFIDEIHRMARSAEEMLYLAMEDFRIDIMVGKGAGATSIPLELAPFTLVGATTRSGLLPNPLRDRFGFTGHLEFYDESDLERVIDRSAQVLGVDVPRDSLSEIARRSRGTPRIANRLLRRVRDYALVHGGGAATLEGVQAALELYDVDPIGLDRLDRAVLEALVRRFRGGPVGLSTLAVAVGEEAETVESVVEPYLVRIGFLGRTPRGRVAMPEAYAHLGVAHPDGALRLDDL, encoded by the coding sequence GTGTCTGACGCCCTCGACGCCACGGAGCCCTCCGACGACACGGAGCTTGCGATCGAAGGCGCACTGCGCCCGACGAGTCTCGGCGAGTTCGTCGGCCAGCAGAAGGTGCGCGGTCAGCTGCAGCTGCTGCTCGACGCAGCGCGCATCCAGAACCGGCCTCCCGACCACATCCTGCTCGCGGGTCCTCCCGGACTCGGCAAGACCACGCTCGCGATGATCGTCGCTCATGAGAGTGAGCGCCCTCTCCGGCTCTCGAGCGGTCCCGCGATCCAGCACGCCGGCGATCTCGCGGCGCTGCTGTCGAGCCTGGTGCCCGGCGAGGTGCTGTTCATCGACGAGATCCACCGCATGGCGCGCTCTGCGGAAGAGATGCTGTACCTCGCGATGGAGGACTTCCGCATCGACATAATGGTGGGCAAGGGGGCGGGGGCGACGAGCATCCCGCTGGAGCTCGCGCCGTTCACCCTGGTCGGAGCGACGACCCGCTCGGGCCTGCTGCCCAATCCGCTGCGCGACCGCTTCGGCTTCACGGGCCACCTCGAGTTCTACGACGAGTCCGATCTCGAGCGGGTCATCGATCGCTCGGCGCAGGTGCTCGGGGTAGACGTCCCCCGTGACTCGCTCTCCGAGATAGCCCGTCGGTCGCGAGGGACGCCCCGTATCGCGAACCGGCTGCTGCGGCGCGTGCGGGACTACGCCCTCGTGCACGGGGGAGGAGCGGCGACGCTCGAGGGCGTGCAGGCGGCCTTGGAACTCTACGACGTCGATCCCATCGGTCTCGATCGGCTCGACAGAGCCGTTCTCGAGGCCCTCGTGCGACGATTCCGCGGAGGCCCCGTGGGCCTGAGCACGCTCGCGGTCGCGGTCGGCGAGGAGGCCGAGACTGTCGAGAGCGTCGTCGAGCCGTACCTCGTGCGGATCGGTTTCCTCGGGCGTACGCCCCGAGGGCGCGTCGCGATGCCGGAGGCCTACGCACACCTCGGCGTGGCGCACCCGGACGGGGCCCTTCGCCTCGATGACCTATAA